A stretch of Peteryoungia algae DNA encodes these proteins:
- a CDS encoding adenylosuccinate synthase gives MTNVVVIGSQWGDEGKGKIVDWLSERADIVVRFQGGHNAGHTLVIDGVSYKLSLLPSGVVRPGKKAVIGNGVVVDPHALIAEIGRLKEQGVEVTPDNLRIAENATLILSLHRELDGMREDAASNSGTKIGTTRRGIGPAYEDKVGRRAIRVMDLADLDALDGKVERILTHHNALRRGFGVAEIEHKTIMEELTSIADRVLPFMDSVWVLLDKERRKGSRILFEGAQGSLLDIDHGTYPFVTSSNTVAGQAAAGSGMGPGSLGYILGITKAYTTRVGEGPFPTELHDEIGQFLGEKGHEFGTVTGRKRRCGWFDAALVRQSVATNGITGIALTKLDVLDGLEELKICVGYKLDGQAIDYLPAAQAAQARVEPIYITLEGWKTSTVGARKWADLPAQAIKYVRQVEELIGAPVALLSTSPERDDTILVTDPFED, from the coding sequence ATGACGAATGTCGTGGTGATTGGTTCGCAATGGGGTGACGAGGGCAAGGGCAAGATTGTCGACTGGCTCTCCGAACGTGCGGACATCGTGGTTCGCTTCCAGGGCGGACACAATGCCGGCCACACGCTCGTCATCGACGGCGTTTCCTACAAATTGTCGTTGCTTCCCTCGGGTGTCGTGCGCCCTGGGAAGAAGGCCGTCATCGGCAATGGCGTCGTCGTCGACCCGCATGCGCTGATCGCCGAAATCGGCCGTCTGAAGGAGCAGGGCGTCGAAGTGACGCCGGACAATCTGCGCATCGCTGAAAATGCGACGCTGATTCTCTCGCTGCACCGCGAACTCGACGGCATGCGCGAAGATGCGGCTTCCAACAGCGGCACCAAGATCGGCACGACTCGCCGCGGTATCGGCCCTGCCTATGAGGACAAGGTCGGCCGTCGTGCGATCCGAGTGATGGACCTCGCCGATCTCGACGCGCTTGACGGAAAAGTCGAGCGGATCCTCACCCATCACAACGCGCTGCGTCGCGGCTTCGGCGTGGCCGAAATCGAGCACAAGACGATCATGGAGGAACTGACTTCGATCGCCGATCGTGTTCTGCCCTTCATGGATTCGGTCTGGGTGCTGCTCGACAAGGAGCGCCGCAAGGGCTCGCGCATCCTGTTCGAAGGCGCGCAGGGCTCGCTGCTCGACATCGACCACGGCACCTATCCCTTCGTGACCTCGTCCAACACGGTCGCAGGCCAGGCCGCTGCAGGTTCTGGCATGGGCCCGGGTTCGCTCGGTTATATCCTCGGCATCACCAAGGCCTATACGACCCGCGTTGGCGAAGGCCCGTTCCCGACGGAACTGCATGATGAGATCGGCCAGTTCCTGGGCGAGAAGGGGCATGAATTCGGCACGGTGACGGGCCGCAAACGCCGTTGCGGCTGGTTCGATGCAGCCCTGGTGCGCCAGTCGGTCGCGACCAATGGAATCACCGGCATCGCGCTTACCAAACTCGACGTTCTCGACGGTCTCGAAGAGCTGAAGATCTGCGTCGGCTACAAGCTCGACGGTCAGGCAATCGACTATCTGCCTGCTGCCCAGGCTGCCCAGGCGCGAGTCGAGCCGATCTACATCACGCTCGAAGGCTGGAAGACATCGACTGTCGGCGCCCGCAAATGGGCGGATTTGCCGGCTCAGGCGATCAAGTATGTCCGCCAGGTGGAAGAACTGATCGGTGCGCCGGTCGCCCTCCTGTCGACAAGTCCCGAACGCGACGACACGATACTTGTGACGGACCCTTTCGAGGACTAA
- a CDS encoding DMT family transporter, which yields MPIRAYSFLVITTLLWGGNTIAGKLALGHVSPMVLSFGRWALATLVIASIAIPQIRKDWSVLKANWKLLIFYGAIGYAAFNGFLYTALKYTSAVNGAIEQGAIPVLIFVINFLLFRIQVSAIQILGFLISFVGAAVTASHGDLQTLLTLTLNHGDLLMLFAGISYAIYTVSLRWKPPVHWKSLMAVPALAAAVTCLPLLWWEAGRGELILPDMRGWLIILYAGLFPSLISQILYIKGVEGIGANRAGLFINLVPVFGTLLSITILGETLEVFHVVALVLVLGGIAIAEWGKPAVEKPAR from the coding sequence TTGCCCATACGCGCATACAGCTTTCTCGTCATCACCACCCTCCTTTGGGGTGGCAATACCATCGCCGGCAAGCTCGCGCTCGGCCATGTAAGCCCCATGGTCCTCAGCTTCGGACGCTGGGCGCTCGCGACCCTGGTCATTGCCTCGATCGCGATCCCGCAGATTCGCAAGGACTGGAGCGTCCTCAAGGCCAATTGGAAGCTGCTGATCTTCTACGGTGCAATTGGTTATGCCGCCTTCAACGGTTTTCTCTATACCGCACTCAAATATACCAGCGCCGTCAACGGCGCGATCGAACAGGGTGCAATTCCGGTCCTGATCTTCGTCATCAATTTCCTTTTGTTTCGCATTCAGGTCTCGGCCATCCAGATCCTCGGCTTCCTGATCAGCTTCGTCGGTGCGGCCGTCACGGCCTCGCATGGCGATCTGCAGACGCTGCTGACGCTCACCCTGAACCACGGCGACCTGCTGATGCTCTTTGCCGGCATCTCCTATGCGATCTACACCGTTTCGCTGCGCTGGAAACCACCCGTGCACTGGAAGAGCCTGATGGCCGTCCCGGCACTCGCAGCCGCCGTCACCTGTCTCCCGCTTCTCTGGTGGGAAGCGGGTCGTGGTGAGTTGATCCTGCCCGACATGCGCGGCTGGCTGATCATCCTCTATGCCGGGCTCTTCCCGTCGCTGATTTCGCAGATCCTCTACATCAAGGGCGTCGAAGGTATCGGTGCCAACCGTGCCGGTTTGTTCATCAACCTCGTGCCCGTCTTCGGAACTCTGCTGTCGATCACCATTCTCGGTGAAACGCTGGAAGTCTTTCACGTCGTGGCACTGGTTCTGGTTCTGGGCGGTATCGCGATCGCCGAATGGGGAAAGCCGGCGGTCGAAAAACCGGCCCGCTGA
- a CDS encoding metallophosphoesterase family protein, translated as MGDVGLAVAQGAGASRLAIDPLRYAAIYAVGDVHGCLEPLVDLEERIREDAASIEGRKLIVMLGDYVDRGSKSAAVLYHLTAAPPVGFDRICLRGNHDDAFLAFVEGDPAGNWVLDHGAKETFRSYGVEVDDHPLRGASRPLREMVRTTVPQSHVDFLRSLPVLLTVGNDVFVHAGIRPGRPLSEQTDEDLMWIRRSFLDLGPGLPLRVFHGHTPVKEPDVGPDRVSLDTHCYRTGRLAAARVVDGDVTILSVGGPG; from the coding sequence GGGGCAGGTGCGTCACGTCTCGCCATCGATCCGCTGCGTTACGCAGCAATCTATGCCGTTGGCGACGTGCATGGCTGTCTCGAGCCTCTGGTCGACCTCGAGGAGCGTATCCGCGAGGATGCGGCCTCGATCGAAGGGCGAAAACTGATCGTGATGCTGGGTGACTATGTTGATCGCGGGTCGAAGTCTGCGGCGGTCCTCTATCATCTCACAGCCGCGCCACCTGTCGGGTTCGATCGTATCTGCCTGCGCGGCAATCACGACGATGCGTTTCTTGCCTTTGTGGAAGGTGACCCTGCGGGCAATTGGGTTCTCGATCACGGTGCGAAAGAGACGTTTCGGTCCTATGGCGTCGAAGTTGACGACCATCCATTGCGGGGTGCCAGCCGCCCTTTGCGGGAGATGGTCCGTACTACTGTTCCGCAAAGCCATGTCGACTTTCTGCGAAGTCTGCCGGTGCTGCTGACCGTCGGAAATGATGTCTTTGTCCATGCCGGCATTCGGCCCGGACGCCCGCTTTCCGAACAGACCGACGAAGACCTGATGTGGATTCGCCGGTCGTTTCTCGATCTCGGGCCCGGTCTTCCCCTACGCGTCTTCCACGGCCACACGCCTGTGAAAGAGCCTGATGTCGGGCCTGATCGGGTGAGCCTCGACACCCACTGCTATCGCACCGGACGGCTGGCAGCCGCGCGTGTTGTGGACGGGGATGTCACGATCCTGTCGGTCGGCGGGCCTGGCTGA